Proteins encoded by one window of Leptospira barantonii:
- a CDS encoding DUF4303 domain-containing protein, which yields MFDVNKLADFAQAEIEKFSHEHQGEIFYAFAIDESRLCFNSVGHFEKALKELASQSPRYYDSPEKIATLRNDPYGWAYRGIACFRALNRGFQTPFDETLFQEHDQLDEKEKPNSDYSSAMNEVLEILKERNVFQYLQKTKDFKITNRGLGSKTLAHR from the coding sequence ATGTTTGATGTAAATAAATTGGCCGACTTTGCTCAGGCAGAAATCGAAAAGTTTTCTCACGAACACCAAGGTGAAATTTTTTACGCGTTTGCAATCGACGAAAGTCGACTTTGTTTCAATTCGGTTGGCCACTTCGAAAAGGCTCTCAAGGAACTCGCTTCCCAATCTCCCAGATACTACGATTCTCCCGAGAAGATCGCCACACTTCGCAATGATCCATACGGCTGGGCCTATCGCGGTATCGCCTGCTTTCGCGCTTTAAATCGCGGTTTTCAAACTCCCTTCGACGAGACTCTTTTTCAGGAACACGATCAACTGGATGAGAAGGAAAAGCCGAATAGCGATTATTCTTCCGCAATGAACGAGGTCCTCGAAATTCTTAAGGAAAGAAACGTTTTTCAGTATCTTCAAAAGACGAAGGATTTCAAAATAACGAACCGCGGACTCGGTTCCAAAACCTTAGCTCATCGTTGA